The Gemmatimonadota bacterium DH-78 region TCGGGCTACGGCTACGGATACGGGTACGGATACGGCTTCGGAAGCCCGCTCTTCTACGACCGCTACGATCCGGCCTGCGGGTACGGCTACCGCTACTCGCGCTACAGCTACGGGCCCTACGGCTACGGTGGCGGGTGGTACGGCTACTACAATCCGCGGGTGATCGTGGTACCGGGCGACAGCGGAGGCGGTACCAACGGCAATGCGCGGGCGGTGCGCGGACGCGGCTACACGCGCGGAGCCTCGGACGGCCCGGCCACGGGCTCCGCGTCGAGCGGCGGCACGCCGAGTTCGTCGGGGGGCGCGGCCACGAGCGGCGGTGGAAGCCGCGGCAGCAGCCCGCCGGTGCGGCGCGCGAAGCCGCGGGGCGGGGGTGGCGGAGTCTAGCCCGCGAGCGCGCGACGCGACGGGACGCCCGCGTCTCCCTCCGGGGGGCGCGGGCGTTCTCCGTTTTGCGCTGGAGGTGCCGACAATGGAAGGGTAGGCTTGTATCCGGCCCTCCTCTCCGCACCGTCTACCATGCTCTACGCTTCCCGGCGCCTCGGCGCCGTTTTCTTTGCCGCCGCCTCCGCCGTCCTGGTCGTCGCCTGTGGGGGTGACGGGAGTTCGGGGCCGGATCCGCTGGACGCCGTGTCGTCGGTGTCGGTCAGCCCGGGTACGGGCACCCTCGACCTGGGCACCACGCTGCAGCTCGCGGCCGCCGTTCGGAATGGGCGCGACGAGCCGATGACCACCGCGGTCAGCTGGAGCAGCTCCGACCCGACGGTGGCGACGGTGGATGCGAGTGGGCTGGTACGGGCCCTCAACCCGGGCTCGGTGACGGTGACGGCTCGGGCGGAGGGGGTGTCGGGTACGGCGCAGTTCGACACACGCGATCCGAACCCCCCGCTGGCCCCCAGCGATGTGCGGGCCACGCCGGTGTCGGACACCGAGGTGGATGTGAGCTGGAGCGACAACTCCAACTCCGAGCAGGAGCACGTGATTCTGCGCGAGGTGGTGTCGGGGCCGGGAGCCGCGCCGTCGGCCTCCCCGGCGGAGGCCGGTGGGTCGCGCTTCGGCGGCGATCCCGCCCAGGTGGCCGCCGAGGTGGGACGGGCCGCATCGAACGAGACGACGTTCCGTGACTCGGGACTCCAGCCGGGCACCACCTACCGCTACGAGGTGCGGGCCTGCAACGATGCCGGCTGCTCGGGCGACGTGCCCTCGGGCGACCGTCCGACCACGCACCCCACCCTCACCGTCGATCTGCCCGACCCGCTGCCCGACGCGGTGGTGGGCGAGCACTACGAGGAGAGCTTCGGTTCCTCGGGGCCGCCGGCGATCTGGTCGCTCGGCGGTGGCACGCTTCCGACGGGCATCGAACTCGCGCCCACCGGCAGCCTCTCCGGGACGCCGACCGAGGCCGGAACCTTCAGCCCCACGATCACGGCACAGGGCGGCGGTCAGCTGATCGCCACCGCGCTCACCCTCACCGTGCTCGAGCCGCCGACGGTCGTCACCACCGAACTCCCCACCGGGGTGCGCGGCCGGGCCTACGCGACGGCGCTGCAGGCCGAGGGTGGCGACGGCAGCTACACCTGGTCGCTGCTCGAGGGATCGCTGCCTCCGGGGGTGGCCCTCGCCTCGAACGGCACCTTCGCCGGCACACCGGTGCTGCCGGGCAGCTTCGATCTGCGGGTGCAGGTCGCGAGCGCCGGCTTCGAGGCCGAGGCCTGGCTCACCATCGACATCTTCAACGCCCTCGTGGTGGCCACCACCGTGTTGCCGCAGGGCGTGCAGGACACCAGCTACGACGCCCAGCTCGTGGCCAACGGCGGCGACGGCAGCTACCAGTGGTCGCTGGTGGCCGGCACCCTGCCCGACGGTCTCGCGCTCGACGTCTCCGGGCGCCTCACCGGCACGCCGACCACCCTCGGCTCGCAGGCCGTGACCCTCCAGGTGACGAGCGGCGACGGCCAGACGGCCACGGGTGCGTTCACCCTGGTCGTGAGCGACCAGATCGCGGCGCCGACCGTCGCCACCTCGTCGCTGGCCGATGCGGCGGTGGGCGTGCCCTACGCGGGGCTGCTCGAGGCCACGGACGGTGACGGCAGCTACAGCTGGCAGGTGATCGGCGGCAGCCTGCCCGCCGGTGTCGCCCTCGATGCGGCCACCGGGGTGCTCTCGGGCACGCCGGCGGCGGCGGGCACGGCCGTGTTCACGGTGAGGGTCACCAGTGCCTCGCTCAACGGCACGGCGGCACTGTCGATCACGGTGGTGCCGGCGCTCGAGATCACGACCGCCTCGCTTCCGAGCGGCGTGGAGGGCGCGGCGTACGCCACGGCCATCGCGACCAGCGGGGGGGATGGAGCGCCCTCCTTCGAGGTGGTGTCGGGGGCGCTGCCCGCCGGCCTGACGCTGGACGAGGGCACCGGCGCGATCCAGGGCACGCCGAGTGCAGCCGGCGCCTCGAACTTCACGGTCCAGGCGTCGAACGAGCTGGGCCAGTCGGCGGAGCGCGCCCTGTCGATCGCGATTCACGCGCCGCTCGCGATCACCACCGCCTCGCTGCCCGACGCCCAGGTGTCGATCAGCTACAACCAGAGCCTCACCGCCTCGGGCGGCGACGGCAGCACCACCTGGACGCTCGCCTCCGGGTCGCTTCCGGCCGGCATGAGCCTGGCTGCGAACGGCACGATCAGCGGGGCGCCCAACTCGGCCGGCTCGAGCACCTTCACGGTGCGTGCCACCAGCGGCGACGGGCAGACGGCCACCGCGGAGCTCACGATCGATGTCGCGCCCACGCCGCCGAGCATCGCGACGAACCCGCTCCCGAACGGCACGGTGGGTGCGCAGTACACCCGCTCGATCTCGGTGTCGGGCGGAGACGGCAGCTACGACTTCGAGATCATCGCCGGCGCGCTCCCCGACGGGCTTTCGCTCGGCGCGGCCAATGGGCTGATCACGGGCGTACCGTCGGCCGAGGGCGACTTCGACTTCACCGTGCAGGTCACCAGCGCCGGGCTGACCGACGCGGAGCCCTTCTCGATCACCATCGAGGCGGCCGCGGAGCAGTGCGTGCTCGCCGCGTCGCAGCCGGGCTTCGACATCCAGCTCTGCTACGCCGAAGAGGCGTCGCCGACGGTGCAGGCCGCATTCACCAGCGCGGTCGCGCGGTGGGAGGGGCTGATCACCGGCGACCTCGCCGACATCGTGCCCAATGCGAATGCCCACACCTCCTGCCTCTCGGGGCGGACCCTTCCGCAGTTGTCGGGCACGATCGACGACCTGGTGATCTTCGTGGTGGTGGAGCCGATCGACGGCGAGTTCGGTATTCTCGGCTCGGCCGGACCCTGCTACGTGCGCAATGGCGACCTGCTCACCTCGGTCGGCACCATGCGCTTCGACAGTGCCGATCTCGACCGGCTGAACAACAACGGGCAGCTCGAGAACGTGATTCTGCACGAGATGGGGCACGTGCTCGGCATCGGCACCCTGTGGGGCTATCACGGCCTGATTCAGGAGACCGCCACCCCGGGCGAGACCGATCCCAGCGTGCACGACACCCACTTCACCGGTGCCGCGGCCATCGCCGCCTTCGACGCGGCCGGGGGCGCCGGGCGCGCCTCCGCCAAGGTGCCCGTGCAGAACGTCGGCAATCAGGGCTCGATCAACGGGCACTGGCGCGAGACGGTGATGGACAACGAGCTGATGACCCCCTTCCTCGACGGAGGCGCCAACCCGCTGAGTGCGATCAGTGTGGGCTCGGTGGGCGATCTCGGCTACACGGTGAACGCGGCCGGCGCCGACGGCTTCGCCGTGCCCTTCCCGGATGCACTGCTGAGTGACGGGGACTCCGCCTCCGAACACCAGATCCACATGATCGACGACATCCTCGACATGCCGATCCGCCTCACCGACGAATCCGGCACGGTGGTGCGGGTGATCCCGCCGCGCGGCGGGGGGAACTGACGCGCCCCGATCTCAGCGCACGGCCGGCTCGATCACCTCGAGCCGGCCCTGCTGCGCGTCGAGACGAGCCCGCACGCCCAGGGGCACGACCACGTTGTCGGCGCCGTGGCCGATCGGGAGTCCCATGATCGCGGGCACTCCGAGGTCGAGCGCGCACTCGCGAAGCACCTCTTCCACCGCCCGCTCGGCCAGCGTCTTCACGCCGTCGGGCGCGCCCCCGCCCGGGACCCCGGTGAAGGTGCCGAAGGCGAGTCCCCGCACACCGTCGAGGGTGCCGGAGCGGCGCAGCTGCACGAGCATCCGGTCGATGCGGTAGGCCGGCTCGCCGACGTCTTCGATCACCAGAATCCGGCCCGCACCCGACACCGCGTCGCGGGTGCCGGCCAGCGACGACAGCAGCGCGAGGTTGCCCCCCGCCAGTCGGCCCTCGGCCTGGCCTCCGTTGAGCCGGGTGGGCGCCACGGGGGTGGGCAGGGCCCCTGCAGGCTCGGCCACCCCGGTCACCCGCCGAAACCAGTCGTCCGCCGGTGAGGGACCCGTGGTGGTGGGGTGCGGACTGTGGAACGAGACGATCCCGAGCGCGGCCAATCGCGCGTGGATGGCGGTGTTGTCGCTGAACCCCAGAAAGGCGATCGGGTCGTCGAGCAGGCGGTCGAGCACGAGATCGTCGACGATGCGCACCGTGCCGTAGCCGCCGCGCAGCGCCCAGATCGCGTCCACCTCGGGGTCGTCGATCGCCGCCTGCAGGTCGGCGAGCCGATCGGCGTCGGGCCCGGCCAGGAATCCGTGCCGCATGTGCACGCAGCGCCCGGTGCGGGGCTCGAAACCCAGCGCCAGGCAGCGCGCCTCGGCGGCCGCCACCCGCTCCGAGGCCAGCGGACCAGCGGGAGCGACGAGGGCGATGCGGGATCCCGGGCGCAGCCGACGGGGACGGCGCGGCGGTTCGGGAGGGGCGGGGGGTGGAGTGGGTGCCATGCGACGAGTATGGTCCTCCGCACGCGTTCCAGCCATAGCCCGCTGGGGCGCCCGGCGCTTCGCCCCCGTCCACTTCGCCCCCGATCGCCATGTCGTCGCCCCGCTGGCCCACCGACTTTCCCCATCCCCCGGGGGTGGGCGCCGTGCGGGGCCGCTCCGGCGCCGTGGCCTCCACCGATCGCCTGGCCTCCGAGGTCGGACTCGAGGTGCTCCGCGAAGGAGGCAACGCCGTCGACGCCACCGTGGCGGTCGCGATGGCGCTCGCCGTGGTCAATCCGGAGGCGGGCAACCTCGGCGGCGGCGGCTTCCTGCTGATCCGCACCCCCGACGGGGGCGTCTACGCTCAGGATCACCGCTCGACGGCCCCCTCCGCGGCCACGCCCGACATGTTCTGGAGCGACGACGGGGGGGTGACCGAGGCGTCGGTGATCGGCCATCGGGCCGTGGCGGTGCCGGGCTCGGTTCGGGGACTCCACGATGCGCACCGTCGCTTCGGTCGCCTGCCGTGGAGCCGGCTGGTGGAACCCGCCGTCGGGCTGGCCGAGGGATTCGAGGTGCGTCCGCGTTTCCTGCATTCGCTGCCTCCGCACATCGTGGCCGGGCTGCGCCGCTTTCCCACCTCGTCGGCGATCTTCCTGCCGGGCGGCGAGCCCCCTGCCCCCGGGTCGGTGCTGCGCCAGCCGGACCTCGCCGACACCCTGCGCCGCCTGCGCGATCAGGGGGCCGACGGCTTCTATGCCGGGCCCACCGCCGAGGGGATCGTGGCCGAGATGGAGCGGGGCGGCGGTCTCATCACTCTCGCCGATCTGTCCGACTATCGCGCGGTCTGGCGGTCCCCCGTGCGCTTCGACTATCGGGGTCGTACCCTGTGGTCGATGCCGCCCTCGTCGTCGGGTGGGGTGACCCTGGCGCTCACTGCGCACGCACTGTCGGCGCTCCCGCCCCTCGGAGAGGAGCACTGGCACGGCGTCGACCACCTGCACCGACTCGCCGAGGTGTGGCGCCGGGCCTTCGCCGACCGCAACCGCTGGCTGGCCGACCCCGACCGTGTCTCGGTGCCGCTCGACGGACTGCTCGACCCCGACTA contains the following coding sequences:
- a CDS encoding putative Ig domain-containing protein codes for the protein MLYASRRLGAVFFAAASAVLVVACGGDGSSGPDPLDAVSSVSVSPGTGTLDLGTTLQLAAAVRNGRDEPMTTAVSWSSSDPTVATVDASGLVRALNPGSVTVTARAEGVSGTAQFDTRDPNPPLAPSDVRATPVSDTEVDVSWSDNSNSEQEHVILREVVSGPGAAPSASPAEAGGSRFGGDPAQVAAEVGRAASNETTFRDSGLQPGTTYRYEVRACNDAGCSGDVPSGDRPTTHPTLTVDLPDPLPDAVVGEHYEESFGSSGPPAIWSLGGGTLPTGIELAPTGSLSGTPTEAGTFSPTITAQGGGQLIATALTLTVLEPPTVVTTELPTGVRGRAYATALQAEGGDGSYTWSLLEGSLPPGVALASNGTFAGTPVLPGSFDLRVQVASAGFEAEAWLTIDIFNALVVATTVLPQGVQDTSYDAQLVANGGDGSYQWSLVAGTLPDGLALDVSGRLTGTPTTLGSQAVTLQVTSGDGQTATGAFTLVVSDQIAAPTVATSSLADAAVGVPYAGLLEATDGDGSYSWQVIGGSLPAGVALDAATGVLSGTPAAAGTAVFTVRVTSASLNGTAALSITVVPALEITTASLPSGVEGAAYATAIATSGGDGAPSFEVVSGALPAGLTLDEGTGAIQGTPSAAGASNFTVQASNELGQSAERALSIAIHAPLAITTASLPDAQVSISYNQSLTASGGDGSTTWTLASGSLPAGMSLAANGTISGAPNSAGSSTFTVRATSGDGQTATAELTIDVAPTPPSIATNPLPNGTVGAQYTRSISVSGGDGSYDFEIIAGALPDGLSLGAANGLITGVPSAEGDFDFTVQVTSAGLTDAEPFSITIEAAAEQCVLAASQPGFDIQLCYAEEASPTVQAAFTSAVARWEGLITGDLADIVPNANAHTSCLSGRTLPQLSGTIDDLVIFVVVEPIDGEFGILGSAGPCYVRNGDLLTSVGTMRFDSADLDRLNNNGQLENVILHEMGHVLGIGTLWGYHGLIQETATPGETDPSVHDTHFTGAAAIAAFDAAGGAGRASAKVPVQNVGNQGSINGHWRETVMDNELMTPFLDGGANPLSAISVGSVGDLGYTVNAAGADGFAVPFPDALLSDGDSASEHQIHMIDDILDMPIRLTDESGTVVRVIPPRGGGN
- a CDS encoding LD-carboxypeptidase translates to MAPTPPPAPPEPPRRPRRLRPGSRIALVAPAGPLASERVAAAEARCLALGFEPRTGRCVHMRHGFLAGPDADRLADLQAAIDDPEVDAIWALRGGYGTVRIVDDLVLDRLLDDPIAFLGFSDNTAIHARLAALGIVSFHSPHPTTTGPSPADDWFRRVTGVAEPAGALPTPVAPTRLNGGQAEGRLAGGNLALLSSLAGTRDAVSGAGRILVIEDVGEPAYRIDRMLVQLRRSGTLDGVRGLAFGTFTGVPGGGAPDGVKTLAERAVEEVLRECALDLGVPAIMGLPIGHGADNVVVPLGVRARLDAQQGRLEVIEPAVR
- the ggt gene encoding gamma-glutamyltransferase produces the protein MSSPRWPTDFPHPPGVGAVRGRSGAVASTDRLASEVGLEVLREGGNAVDATVAVAMALAVVNPEAGNLGGGGFLLIRTPDGGVYAQDHRSTAPSAATPDMFWSDDGGVTEASVIGHRAVAVPGSVRGLHDAHRRFGRLPWSRLVEPAVGLAEGFEVRPRFLHSLPPHIVAGLRRFPTSSAIFLPGGEPPAPGSVLRQPDLADTLRRLRDQGADGFYAGPTAEGIVAEMERGGGLITLADLSDYRAVWRSPVRFDYRGRTLWSMPPSSSGGVTLALTAHALSALPPLGEEHWHGVDHLHRLAEVWRRAFADRNRWLADPDRVSVPLDGLLDPDYGAARGRTIDPARASSSDEVAEGAPAFPPSEGDHTTHASIVDPQGMAVSFTTTLNTWYGSKLVAGGTGVLLNNEMDDFSTRPGVPNFFGLVQGEANAVAPGKRMLSAMTPTLVTEGGDLRLVVGSPGGATIITTVFQVVSNMLDFGCSLADAVSAPRVHHQHRPDRLDVEPGGLPDEVIRGLRARGHRVEVRPEEWGDVEAIALSADGELEAMADPRRGGVAVAW